The following coding sequences are from one Lolium rigidum isolate FL_2022 chromosome 6, APGP_CSIRO_Lrig_0.1, whole genome shotgun sequence window:
- the LOC124665272 gene encoding NPL4-like protein, with the protein MILRIRSRDGTDRITVPTAATVADLQRLIAATATVPVPLQRLSLDPALLLPAGQAAPLDPSAPLASLPLANGSFVYLSYPPAARSAQPPPPRALAPAGSFGKKMTMDDLIARQIRVTRQESPLCSQASFDRDAANAFQLYVAESLAFAVKRAGFLYGRVDADTKDVLVDFIYEPPQHGSEDVLQLMRDTNEEARVDAIADGLGMRRVGLVFTQAVGRKASETGEYTMSSREVVQAAQLQAEGGIPEWVTAVVKLEVGDDGSGDVHFEAFQMSEVCVKLFKDGVLETEIGDSDDPRLSKMRKEVIAGGKDTMEVDNDFFLVPVKISDHQGPLSTGFPIENRGLPLATKLRAHLDRAKHLPFVKRISDFHLLLQATAMLDVKADVPALAACVRLQAEVPEGYQLLIEYLAGQT; encoded by the coding sequence ATGATCCTCCGCATCCGCAGCCGCGACGGCACCGACCGCATCACGGTGCCCACCGCCGCCACGGTCGCCGACCTGCAGCGCCTCATCGCCGCGACCGCCACCGTGCCCGTGCCGCTGCAGCGCCTCTCCCTCGACCCCGCCCTGCTCCTCCCCGCCGGCCAGGCCGCCCCGCTGGATCCGTCCGCCCCGCTCGCCTCCCTCCCGCTCGCCAACGGCTCCTTCGTGTACCTCTCCTACccgcccgccgcccgctccgcccagccgccgccgccccgcgcccTCGCGCCCGCCGGCTCCTTCGGGAAGAAGATGACCATGGACGACCTCATCGCGCGCCAGATCCGCGTCACGCGCCAGGAGTCCCCGCTCTGCTCGCAGGCCTCCTTCGACCgcgacgccgccaacgccttcCAGCTCTACGTCGCCGAGTCGCTCGCCTTCGCCGTCAAGCGCGCCGGGTTCCTCTACGGCCGCGTCGACGCCGACACCAAGGACGTCCTCGTCGACTTCATCTACGAGCCGCCGCAGCACGGCTCCGAGGACGTGCTCCAGCTCATGCGAGACACCAACGAGGAGGCCCGCGTGGACGCCATCGCCGACGGGCTCGGGATGCGGCGGGTGGGGCTGGTGTTCACGCAGGCGGTCGGGAGGAAGGCCAGCGAGACGGGCGAGTACACCATGTCCAGCCGCGAGGTGGTGCAGGCCGCGCAGCTGCAGGCGGAGGGCGGGATCCCGGAGTGGGTCACCGCCGTCGTCAAGCTCGAGGTCGGGGACGACGGCTCCGGGGACGTGCACTTCGAGGCCTTCCAGATGAGCGAGGTCTGCGTCAAGCTCTTCAAGGACGGCGTGCTGGAGACGGAGATTGGGGACTCGGACGACCCACGCCTCTCCAAGATGCGCAAGGAGGTGATCGCCGGAGGCAAGGACACCATGGAGGTGGACAATGACTTCTTCCTCGTGCCCGTCAAGATCTCTGATCACCAGGGTCCGCTCTCCACGGGGTTCCCCATCGAGAACCGTGGACTTCCTTTGGCAACCAAGCTCAGGGCTCACCTAGACCGCGCCAAGCATCTGCCGTTTGTCAAGCGGATCTCGGATTTCCACCTGCTTCTCCAGGCCACTGCTATGCTGGATGTCAAAGCGGATGTTCCTGCTCTAGCTGCGTGCGTCAGGCTGCAAGCCGAGGTGCCCGAGGGCTACCAGCTGCTCATCGAGTACTTGGCTGGTCAAACATAA